One window of Fimbriimonadia bacterium genomic DNA carries:
- the pilM gene encoding pilus assembly protein PilM, producing MDFGRRFLKAVHVEEGMEGLTIRAAAALPVAPGTYENDRIVGRRRLASMLRKLCKEQGISPPRGRFSIPTSSLSLKWLDLPRMDPEDLPAAARMQAQRYFGTDPSRSYQTLLPLEAGANSGEVHYLLVAAPRDVVDARAEVMETANIEPVAANIEPMCVLRALYSLFSRGGVFWRNQSLTFVEMGSSATEMYVVRDMRLRFVRSIAFGARNLALTIAEQVGCTEADGAQMLEAPTTSLDTSGKLRMQMDHGREDLDVASTLAPLVREIGRLLVYYRSLFPERSYAGILDRMYLCGGTASLRGMDAYLGAALGITVHVVNPFSQVLAKFNVRAFESVSHREQAFTAAIGLAMADVAKAPEAEGGGADDASEFIWSRAS from the coding sequence GTGGACTTCGGCCGTCGCTTTCTGAAGGCAGTGCACGTGGAGGAAGGGATGGAGGGACTGACGATTCGCGCTGCCGCGGCGCTCCCGGTCGCCCCAGGAACCTACGAGAACGACCGAATCGTTGGCCGCCGCCGTCTCGCCTCCATGCTAAGAAAGTTGTGCAAGGAGCAGGGCATCTCTCCGCCGCGCGGACGATTCTCTATCCCGACTTCATCTCTGTCCCTGAAATGGCTCGATCTGCCGCGGATGGACCCCGAAGACTTGCCTGCCGCGGCCCGCATGCAAGCGCAGCGCTACTTTGGCACTGACCCATCCCGCTCATACCAGACCCTGCTGCCATTGGAGGCCGGGGCCAACTCCGGCGAGGTGCACTATCTGCTCGTTGCCGCCCCGCGGGATGTCGTAGACGCTCGCGCCGAGGTGATGGAGACCGCGAATATCGAGCCGGTGGCGGCCAACATCGAGCCCATGTGCGTGCTTAGAGCGCTGTACAGCCTCTTCAGCCGGGGCGGGGTGTTCTGGAGAAACCAGTCGCTCACCTTCGTCGAAATGGGCTCCTCGGCAACCGAGATGTATGTAGTGCGCGATATGCGCCTTCGCTTCGTGCGGTCCATAGCTTTCGGTGCGAGGAACCTGGCGTTGACCATCGCCGAACAGGTGGGTTGCACCGAGGCGGACGGGGCACAGATGCTGGAAGCGCCGACAACGAGCCTCGACACGTCGGGAAAGCTCAGAATGCAGATGGATCATGGTCGAGAGGACCTGGACGTGGCATCTACTCTTGCCCCGTTGGTACGGGAAATAGGTCGCCTGCTCGTGTACTATCGCTCGCTATTCCCTGAGCGCAGCTACGCAGGCATTCTGGACAGGATGTACCTGTGCGGCGGCACAGCATCGTTGCGCGGGATGGATGCCTATCTCGGCGCCGCGCTCGGCATCACCGTGCACGTGGTGAACCCGTTCTCCCAGGTTCTGGCGAAATTCAACGTGAGGGCATTCGAGTCGGTCTCGCACCGCGAGCAGGCATTCACTGCTGCGATTGGTCTCGCCATGGCGGATGTGGCAAAGGCGCCAGAAGCGGAAGGAGGTGGGGCGGATGATGCAAGTGAGTTCATCTGGAGTCGAGCTTCTTGA
- a CDS encoding type II/IV secretion system protein: MIAERPLADLVVDEGFIGRDELDRILGRREDATEPVGDLLVRLGLLTEKQKTYCIGKQLGVPFIDLSAVDLDTSIARALPHAVAIRLMAVAFDKSADGYSVAMANPLDIAALDDLQARLGAPVEPYIASEEDIRDAIFRTFGAYDDLGEIVGEAVKGLDTAEIEIADEETEDGHVNVVELKEVAEGAPVVKLVNAIFARAIAVRASDIHIEPHPRRVRVRYRIDGILQEAMVLPKDLQQPLASRIKVMGAMDIAERRAPQDGRCTLVTPQGEFDFRISTYPSVNGENIVLRILDKKAAMIGMDRLGLNPEVHAKVERHIAAPSGMILATGPTGSGKTTTLYAALNALNTVERNVMTIEDPVEYQLTGVVQGNVNPRAGITFANGLRAILRQDPDVLLVGEIRDTETAEIAIEAALTGHLVLSSLHANDAAGAVSRLVDMGIEPFLVASAVNLVLAQRLLRVTCQRCKMPHRPSDLLLHQLGLPLEHAYEQGLGCDYCARTGYMGRCGAYEALEVTPPIQNLIMQKCAPGQIRDAAIASGMTTLREDALAKVLSGITTPDEVARATLE, translated from the coding sequence ATGATCGCCGAGCGCCCGCTCGCCGACCTGGTGGTGGACGAAGGGTTCATCGGCCGCGACGAGCTCGATCGCATTTTGGGCCGCCGCGAGGACGCCACCGAACCTGTCGGCGACCTGCTCGTACGTCTCGGCCTGCTCACGGAGAAGCAGAAGACCTATTGCATCGGCAAGCAGCTAGGCGTGCCTTTCATAGACCTCTCTGCCGTGGACTTGGACACCAGCATCGCTCGGGCACTTCCGCACGCTGTCGCGATAAGGCTGATGGCGGTGGCGTTCGACAAGAGCGCCGACGGTTACAGTGTCGCAATGGCAAACCCGCTCGACATCGCCGCACTCGATGACCTGCAGGCTCGCCTCGGTGCACCGGTTGAACCCTATATCGCCTCCGAGGAGGACATCCGCGACGCCATCTTCCGAACCTTTGGTGCCTACGATGACCTCGGCGAGATCGTAGGCGAGGCAGTCAAAGGCCTCGACACGGCGGAGATCGAGATAGCCGACGAAGAGACCGAAGATGGTCATGTCAATGTCGTCGAACTGAAGGAAGTCGCCGAGGGCGCACCGGTAGTCAAGCTGGTGAACGCTATCTTCGCCAGGGCGATCGCAGTTCGGGCTAGTGACATTCACATTGAGCCACACCCGCGCCGCGTCCGGGTGCGCTACCGCATAGACGGCATTCTTCAGGAAGCGATGGTTCTGCCAAAAGACCTCCAGCAACCGCTCGCTTCCCGCATCAAAGTGATGGGGGCAATGGACATCGCCGAGCGTCGGGCTCCACAGGACGGACGGTGCACGCTGGTTACGCCGCAGGGCGAGTTCGATTTCCGCATCTCCACCTATCCGAGCGTGAACGGGGAGAACATCGTGCTGCGCATCTTGGACAAGAAGGCGGCGATGATCGGAATGGATCGCCTTGGCCTGAACCCAGAAGTGCACGCAAAGGTCGAGCGCCATATCGCGGCTCCCAGCGGCATGATTCTAGCCACCGGCCCGACCGGCTCCGGCAAGACGACCACGCTATACGCCGCGCTCAACGCGCTCAACACCGTCGAGCGAAACGTCATGACCATCGAAGACCCGGTCGAGTATCAGCTCACTGGCGTAGTCCAGGGCAACGTCAACCCGCGCGCGGGCATCACATTCGCGAACGGGCTCCGCGCCATTCTGCGCCAAGACCCCGACGTGCTGCTCGTCGGCGAGATACGCGACACCGAGACCGCAGAGATCGCCATCGAGGCGGCACTAACCGGACACCTCGTGCTCTCCAGCCTGCATGCCAACGACGCGGCAGGTGCGGTAAGCCGGCTAGTGGACATGGGGATCGAGCCGTTCCTTGTCGCGTCGGCCGTCAACCTCGTACTTGCGCAGCGGCTCCTGCGAGTCACTTGCCAGAGGTGCAAGATGCCGCATCGGCCGAGCGACTTGCTCCTCCACCAGCTCGGCCTCCCGCTCGAGCATGCCTACGAACAGGGCTTGGGCTGCGACTACTGCGCCCGGACGGGCTATATGGGAAGATGTGGGGCCTATGAGGCGCTGGAGGTGACACCGCCAATCCAGAACCTGATCATGCAGAAATGCGCGCCGGGGCAGATCCGCGACGCGGCTATAGCCTCGGGCATGACGACACTGAGGGAGGATGCGCTGGCCAAGGTGCTGTCCGGGATCACGACTCCTGACGAAGTGGCGAGGGCGACTCTGGAGTAG
- a CDS encoding type II secretion system F family protein yields the protein MPIYRYKAYETSGARVQDTIEASDEKDALRKLAYRGLTVASIQVEAQTHAARGRRPVTESSGIGVFGPKLKPEDTAVLCRELAIMIDAGVPISEALTSLAEAARHPAILRGLNDVLAQIRNGASLSEAIRVAPRVFPGLLADIVSVAEEGGSLPTALDTAASHIEQSLDFRRKVRSALIYPVLLLSIAVITAAVLITFVLPRFTKIFENMGVETPTSTQALLAVSGFLHGAWPYIFGTCVALWVVWRRLMKERPFCTNWTRGLMRLPIAGDLMRKVALARALAVLSSLLSCNVPLLRALTHAGKVTGNPVYEDSFTSVASRVEGGRSLAEALGEADAIPHLIIQMTAVGERTGSLAAVLGKTAAFIEADVDNKLRSLTSIIEPLMIVGLGVFIGFITISVIAPIYSLVGQVR from the coding sequence ATGCCGATCTACCGTTACAAAGCGTACGAGACCAGTGGAGCGCGGGTTCAGGACACCATCGAAGCGTCGGACGAGAAGGACGCTCTTCGGAAGCTTGCATATCGCGGCTTGACTGTAGCATCTATCCAAGTCGAGGCGCAAACGCATGCCGCCAGAGGCCGGCGACCCGTGACGGAGTCTTCCGGTATTGGCGTATTTGGCCCAAAGCTGAAACCCGAAGACACCGCGGTGCTGTGTCGCGAGCTCGCCATCATGATTGACGCGGGCGTGCCCATCTCCGAAGCACTCACTTCGCTTGCCGAAGCCGCACGGCACCCGGCGATTCTCCGCGGGTTGAACGACGTCCTCGCCCAGATCCGAAATGGCGCAAGCCTTTCGGAAGCTATCCGCGTTGCGCCTCGCGTCTTCCCCGGGCTTTTGGCCGACATCGTCAGCGTGGCCGAGGAGGGAGGCAGTCTACCCACGGCGCTGGACACCGCAGCTTCGCACATCGAGCAGTCGCTGGACTTCCGCCGCAAGGTCCGATCCGCGCTCATTTACCCAGTGCTACTTCTAAGCATTGCCGTCATCACCGCCGCTGTGCTCATCACCTTCGTACTCCCGAGGTTCACCAAGATCTTCGAGAACATGGGAGTGGAGACGCCGACAAGCACCCAGGCACTGCTCGCAGTAAGCGGTTTCTTGCACGGTGCGTGGCCCTATATCTTTGGGACTTGCGTCGCTCTTTGGGTGGTCTGGCGACGGCTGATGAAGGAGCGGCCGTTTTGCACGAACTGGACGCGGGGGCTGATGCGCCTCCCGATCGCAGGCGATCTCATGCGTAAAGTGGCGTTGGCCCGCGCCCTCGCCGTTCTCAGTTCCCTGCTTTCGTGCAATGTGCCGCTGCTCCGAGCGCTGACTCACGCCGGCAAGGTCACCGGAAACCCGGTATACGAGGACAGCTTTACGTCGGTCGCCTCCCGTGTAGAGGGTGGTCGAAGCCTCGCGGAGGCTCTGGGGGAGGCTGACGCTATTCCTCACCTCATCATCCAGATGACCGCCGTAGGGGAGCGCACTGGCTCTCTGGCCGCTGTACTCGGAAAGACCGCGGCGTTCATCGAGGCCGACGTGGACAACAAGCTCCGGTCACTCACATCCATCATCGAGCCCCTGATGATCGTCGGGCTCGGCGTGTTCATCGGGTTCATCACCATCTCGGTCATAGCGCCGATCTACTCTCTCGTAGGGCAGGTCCGATGA
- a CDS encoding prepilin-type N-terminal cleavage/methylation domain-containing protein produces the protein MRRRRGFTLVDVLITVIIVGVLASVVIPKFQDAQVRARYAARAALIDIYNRATARYQTDTDLFPTSLDDLAATSAPPNGLLPSGVRVPLRAVLWHGPYVSAVQSDPVTGQPFVYMTSGSAIGTTQPPPETAIEMAVQ, from the coding sequence ATGAGACGCCGACGCGGATTCACCCTGGTGGACGTGCTGATCACGGTGATTATCGTGGGAGTGCTTGCATCCGTGGTGATCCCGAAATTCCAGGACGCACAGGTGAGGGCGAGGTACGCGGCCCGCGCGGCACTGATTGACATCTATAACCGTGCCACCGCCCGATACCAAACGGACACTGACCTTTTCCCCACCTCACTCGACGACTTGGCCGCGACCAGCGCTCCGCCGAACGGACTGCTACCCTCCGGGGTGCGAGTGCCGCTGCGCGCGGTGCTGTGGCACGGCCCCTACGTCTCGGCGGTGCAGAGCGACCCCGTTACTGGGCAGCCTTTCGTCTACATGACATCGGGATCGGCGATTGGCACAACGCAGCCTCCTCCGGAGACGGCGATTGAGATGGCGGTCCAGTAG
- a CDS encoding prepilin-type N-terminal cleavage/methylation domain-containing protein — MVLKRFRSGFTLVEVLVVVVVIAILAAVVLPKFVNSGLRGREAALRAELKLMRNAVEMFKNDTGAWPASLSALTATSAPATGLDDSGTSKSIVASHWKGPYLATINNDPVSGAAYNYGTTSPDVGKISSSATGNDSEGNPYSGY, encoded by the coding sequence ATGGTGTTGAAGAGGTTTCGGAGTGGGTTCACCCTGGTCGAAGTGCTGGTGGTTGTAGTTGTTATCGCCATCCTAGCCGCGGTGGTTCTCCCGAAATTCGTCAACTCCGGACTCCGCGGCAGGGAGGCGGCGCTCCGAGCCGAGTTGAAACTGATGCGGAATGCGGTAGAGATGTTCAAGAATGATACGGGAGCGTGGCCCGCCAGTCTGTCGGCTCTGACGGCGACTAGCGCACCAGCGACTGGGCTCGATGACTCCGGTACGAGCAAGAGCATCGTGGCCTCGCACTGGAAAGGCCCCTACCTGGCCACGATCAACAACGACCCGGTCAGCGGCGCAGCGTATAACTACGGCACCACGTCACCGGACGTTGGAAAGATATCATCCAGCGCAACGGGGAACGACAGCGAGGGCAACCCCTATAGCGGGTACTAG
- the aroF gene encoding 3-deoxy-7-phosphoheptulonate synthase — protein MIVAMTRGADDTLVSAVEERIRSYGLVPIRLPGGERVAIGIVSAIPTETRETLAETLQVMDGVDHVTHVSRPYKLASREFHAVDTVISIGQTEFGGRRLALIAGPCSVETEDQMMAAAQTVKAAGGTMLRGGAFKPRTSPYAFQGLGREGLKIMRDAAKAHGLSTVSEVMSPGDVAMVAEHVDMLQIGARSMQNYPLLVEAGASGHPVLLKRGPSASIDEFLLAAEYLLSRGARDVVLCERGVHPLDKTYVRNTLDLNAVPVLKEISHLPVIVDPSHGTGFARLVPPMALAAVACGADGLIVEMHPNPREARSDAAQALEPPVLIDLFRQVSRVAEAVGREARLAE, from the coding sequence ATGATTGTTGCCATGACGCGCGGTGCTGACGATACTCTCGTCAGCGCGGTTGAGGAACGAATACGCAGTTACGGCCTCGTGCCGATTCGATTGCCTGGCGGCGAGCGCGTGGCCATCGGCATCGTCAGCGCTATCCCCACAGAGACGCGCGAGACCCTCGCCGAGACCTTGCAGGTCATGGATGGCGTGGACCACGTCACCCACGTCAGCCGTCCCTACAAGCTGGCCAGCCGCGAGTTCCACGCAGTAGACACGGTGATCAGCATAGGGCAGACCGAGTTTGGCGGTCGGCGTCTGGCCCTCATCGCAGGCCCTTGCTCCGTCGAGACCGAAGACCAGATGATGGCCGCGGCTCAGACGGTAAAGGCGGCCGGTGGCACGATGCTGAGAGGAGGCGCGTTCAAGCCGAGAACCTCCCCGTATGCCTTTCAAGGACTGGGCAGGGAAGGGCTGAAGATCATGCGAGACGCCGCGAAGGCGCACGGCCTCTCCACCGTCAGCGAGGTCATGTCGCCCGGCGACGTGGCGATGGTGGCAGAGCACGTGGACATGCTTCAGATCGGCGCCCGAAGCATGCAGAACTATCCGCTGCTGGTCGAGGCGGGCGCGTCTGGCCACCCTGTCTTGCTCAAGCGCGGGCCCAGCGCTTCGATTGACGAATTCCTGCTGGCGGCCGAGTACCTGCTATCGCGCGGAGCACGTGACGTCGTGCTGTGTGAGCGAGGCGTCCATCCCCTTGACAAGACCTACGTGAGAAACACTCTGGACCTGAACGCCGTGCCGGTGCTAAAGGAGATATCACATCTGCCGGTGATCGTGGACCCGAGCCATGGTACAGGGTTCGCTCGGCTGGTGCCGCCCATGGCCTTAGCCGCCGTTGCGTGCGGAGCAGACGGGCTGATCGTTGAGATGCACCCGAACCCGCGAGAGGCTCGTTCCGACGCAGCGCAGGCGTTGGAGCCGCCTGTGCTCATCGATCTCTTTAGGCAGGTTTCACGGGTGGCAGAGGCGGTCGGGCGAGAAGCTAGGCTTGCCGAATGA